The Theileria annulata chromosome 3, complete sequence, *** SEQUENCING IN PROGRESS *** genome has a segment encoding these proteins:
- a CDS encoding cysteine proteinase, putative (note;~Tap-24g11.q1c.C.cand.108 - score = 45.42;~Signal peptide predicted for TA04105 by SignalP 2.0 HMM (Signal peptide probability 0.960, signal anchor probability 0.000) with cleavage site probability 0.822 between residues 20 and 21) yields MKILLVNAVLLFYICKNVVADLPIHATIGDMIGKWKFDLSKEVKGENVYCGSALPNTLEGDLKLGDYKKLMTNNYELGNTLELELTLDPIQYINVSKAKNREKWISLAVKSYGNTVGHWTAIYDQGFRITLNNGYDLLLYFYFEKIEENKYATDPTRTLIGWASKRDGNNFTHYCCYGEKKNSGENNVYNTVDTTETGYERFARDLIRVVNGKKNFHPVTNKGWSEYNVSYFCKCSKESRDNGNSNLPKNFSWDRFDNIQIVDQKGCGGCYTIASLFVLHSRFLIRIREMLKTPEYKSDARLLHLEKVLTEKNFNINMSLSCIPYNQGCKGGFPVNVGKFAQEFGLVLDDEKPEEIVDNLSCAPKGDNLRLYASNVEYIGGCYECTRCSGETLIMSEIMENGPVVAGIDGEHIRKYKDSVINPSKEDLRKHRGLCEFNEKFLSGLEFTTHAVVLVGWGETDEGFKFWVARNSWGKNWGDGGFFKIVRGINAFGIESEAVVLDPDVEKVLKNTTEQPINSHELTQTLL; encoded by the exons ATGAAAATCCTATTAGTAAATGcagttttattattttatatatgcAAAAACGTAGTTGCAGATTTACCTATTCACGCCACCATTGGTGATATGATCGGAAAAtg GAAATTTGACCTGAGCAAAGAAGTAAAAGGAGAAAATGTGTATTGCGGTTCTGCCCTTCCAAACACTTTGGAGGGTGACCTCAAACTTGGGGATTATAAGAAGCTAATGACCAACAATTATG AGCTTGGAAACACTCTTGAATTGGAGCTTACTCTGGATCCTATCCAGTATATAAACGTTTCTAAGGCTAAAAATAGAGAGAAGTGGATTTCTTTGGCTGTTAAATCATATGGTAATACAGTTGGCCATTGGACAGCTATTTATGATCAAG GATTTCGGATAACTTTAAACAATGGTTACGACCTATTgctttatttttattttgaaaaaattgaggaaaataaatatgCCACAGATCCAACCAGGACTCTAattg GCTGGGCTAGCAAAAGAGATGGAAATAACTTTACACATTACTGTTGTTATGGTGAGAAGAAGAACTCTGGTGAAAATAACGTTTATAACACTGTGGACACAACTGAGACGGGTTACGAGCGTTTTGCCAGGGACCTAATTAGAGTCGTGAACGGTAAAAAAAACTTTCATCCTGTCACGAACAAGGGTTGGAGTGAATATAATGTCAGCTACTTTTGTAAGTGTTCCAAAGAGAGTAGGGATAATGGGAATTCTAATCTTCCTAAAAACTTTAGTTGGGACAGATTTGACAATATTCAAATCGTCGACCAGAAGGGTTGCGGAGGCTGTTACACTATAGCTTCGCTATTTGTCCTTCATTCGAGATTTTTAATTCGCATTCGCGAGATGTTAAAAACCCCCGAGTACAAATCAGATGCTAGGCTTTTGCATTTAGAAAAGGTTTTAACTGAGAAAAACTTTAACATTAACATGTCCCTTAGCTGTATCCCCTATAATCAGGGCTGTAAAGGTGGATTCCCAGTGAATGTTGGCAAATTTGCACAGGAGTTTGGCCTAGTGTTGGACGATGAGAAGCCTGAGGAAATCGTCGACAATTTGTCGTGCGCACCTAAAGGCGATAATTTAAGGCTGTATGCAAGTAATGTGGAGTACATTGGTGGCTGTTACGAGTGCACTCGTTGTTCTGGTGAAACTTTGATCATGAGTGAGATTATGGAAAACGGCCCTGTGGTTGCAGGCATTGATGGAGAACACATTAGGAAGTACAAGGATTCGGTCATTAACCCTTCTAAAGAGGACCTCAGAAAACATCGGGGACTGTGCGAATTCAATGAAAAATTTTTGAGTGGATTGGAGTTTACAACTCACGCCGTAGTTTTGGTCGGTTGGGGTGAAACTGACGAAg GCTTTAAATTTTGGGTTGCTAGAAACAGTTGGGGCAAGAATTGGGGGGACGGTGGCTTTTTCAAAATTGTTCGAGGTATAAACGCGTTTGGAATCGAATCTGAAGCTGTTGTTTTAGATCCTGATGTTGAAAAGGTTCTCAAAAACACCACTGAACAACCCATCAACTCACATGAACTCACACAAACCCTcttataa
- a CDS encoding mitochondrial carrier, putative (note;~Tap-24g11.q1c.C.cand.105 - score = 16.90;~3 probable transmembrane helices predicted for TA04120 by TMHMM2.0 at aa 198-220, 243-265 and 299-321), with the protein MADDPEWLRKKKQTFVFCGLLSGVITKTICAPFDRIRLLYQVQPMFGQYRNEGLTGEKKYRGVIRTAQRIFKEEGLKGLWRGNLANTIRGGICYATKFGINDSTREYLKSNSILQTWMRSRAFSSSNQKRVESQNQVILSLMAGGTAGLVQKSFTYPLDLLSVRMALGINTKHLSTCTYTGIFDCFSQIFKTEGLMGFYKGFIPTMVTGVPYVALQLSFFDFYRKRLHDFLSKKGEKLSMKQIAFMSSIAGSAAGASALFIVFPGDTVRKRMMNNAISSENRLYRDSIYCMKFIFRNEGIHVLIRLNFDGIGILAFYHGLFPSMLKSLPSGAIQFLMYEVLKHIAQNF; encoded by the exons ATGGCAGATGATCCCGAGTGGTTAAGAAAGAAGAAGCAGACTTTTGTATTTTGCGGCCTTCTTTCTGGCGTGATAACCAAGACAATATGCGCTCCCTTCGATAGAATCCGGCTGTTATACCAAGTTCAACCCATGTTTGGTCAGTATCGCAATGAAGGTTTAACAGGTGAAAAGAAGTACCGGGGAGTAATTAGAACAGCACAACGAATTTTCAAGGAAGAAGGGCTAAAGGGCCTTTGGAGAGGAAATCTGGCAAATACAATAAGAGGTGGAATCTGCTATGCCACTAAATTTGGAATAAATGACTCAACTCGAGAGTATTTAAAGTCAAACTCAATCTTACAGACATGGATGAGAAGTAGAGCATTTTCGTCATCAAACCAGAAAAGAGTAGAATCGCAGAATCAGGTTATACTTTCACTGATGGCTGGTGGAACAGCAGGCCTAGTTCAAAAGAGTTTTACATATCCACTGGACCTTTTAAGTGTCAGAATGGCACTAGGAATTAATACAAAACATCTCTCAACGTGTACTTATACtg GGATTTTTGATTGTTTTTCTCAGATATTTAAGACTGAAGGTTTAATGGGATTTTACAAGGGTTTTATCCCTACCATGGTAACAGGGGTCCCTTATGTAGCTCTACAGTTGTCgttttttgatttttatcGCAAGAGACTCCATGATTTCCTGTCTAAAAAAGGCGAAAAACTTTCAATGAAACAGATCGCCTTTATGTCATCAATTGCTGGCTCAGCTGCCGGAGCATCAGCTCTATTCATTGTCTTTCCAG GAGATACAGTTAGGAAAAGGATGATGAATAATGCAATTTCTAGTGAAAATAGATTATATAGAGATTCCATATATTGTATGAAATTCATATTCAGAAATGAAG GTATACATGTGTTAATAAGGCTAAATTTTGATGGTATAGGGATTTTGGCGTTTTATCATGGATTATTTCCTTCCATGTTGAAATCATTACCGTCTGGAGCGATTCAGTTTTTAATGTACGAGGTCCTCAAACACATTGCCCagaatttttaa
- a CDS encoding uncharacterized protein (note;~Tap-24g11.q1c.C.cand.107 - score = 21.38) has product MSLNAYGGTFVGLKAIREGLKIENIQPNKKFQFPELDEKAEKVIVTLISVEKLMLPKVKAPSKLELVVTVIFDKDSIEESLKHSRQNSKIIEPEFVHNSYYGSFNSYEMVLPCDKRKVLTLYLSCITTTVLEDRSKRVEFRGYAYTQMIDLSKCVDHKQNKEEMKLTEENGTKGVMITFRVVTTKANIGPEVQEDKICKLVNLCYFFLAFWTSSNQRKSESF; this is encoded by the exons ATGTCACTAAACGCATACGGTGGTACCTTTGTGGGATTAAAAGCAATTAGGGAAGGGTTAAAGATTGAAAATATTCAGCCAAATAAGAAATTCCAGTTTCCGGAGCTGGATGAGAAGGCCGAAAAGGTAATCGTCACCCTAATATCAGTGGA aaaattaatgttaCCGAAGGTAAAAGCACCCTCAAAATTAGAGTTGGTTGTAACAGTAATTTTCGATAAGGACTCCATAGAAGAG TCGTTAAAGCATTCAAGGCAAAATTCCAAAATAATAGAACCAGAATTCGTTCATAATTCGTATTATGGGAGTTTCAACTCATATGaa ATGGTTTTGCCATGCGATAAGAGAAAGGTTTTAACACTGTATCTGTCATGTATAACAACAACAGTACTGGAAGATAGAAGTAAGAGAGTGGAGTTTAGAGGATATGCATACACTCAAATGATTGACCTTTCAAAATGTGTGGATcataaacaaaataaagAGGAGATGAAACTGACGGAAGAGAATGGAACGAAGGGAGTTATGATCACCTTCCGAGTTGTAACTACAAAGGCAAACATCGGTCCTGAGGTTCAAGAGGATAAAATTTGCAAGTTGGTCAATTTATGTTACTTTTTTTTAGCTTTTTGGACAAGTTCAAACCAGAGGAAAAGTGAATCATTTTAA
- a CDS encoding uncharacterized protein (note;~Tap-24g11.q1c.C.cand.106 - score = 16.48): protein MALDDVRTVGEQKDGSGEGEGKEDKEKGFTDSLLETFSTLGNSVRGLCVETGNTLRGCAYPIKEKVVKVYDDVVSSFKTKGTRNKHSYTNVSRFGNESSTTPKSTDS from the exons ATGGCATTGGATGATGTTAGAACAGTAGGAGAACAAAAGGACGGATCTGGAGAGGGGGAAGGAAAGGAAGATAAGGAGAAGGGATTTACGGACTCTTTGCTGGAGACTTTTTCG aCTCTGGGAAACTCGGTTCGCGGTTTATGCGTAGAGACCGGAAACACCCTAAGAGGCTGTGCCTATCCCATAAAGGAAAAGGTTGTTAAGGTGTACGACGACGTTGTGAGCAGTTTCAAAACCAAAGGTACAAGAAACAAACATAGTTACACTAACGTTTCGAGGTTCGGGAATGAATCCTCAACCACTCCTAAATCGACCGATTCCTAA